The following coding sequences are from one Helicoverpa armigera isolate CAAS_96S chromosome 2, ASM3070526v1, whole genome shotgun sequence window:
- the LOC110371331 gene encoding facilitated trehalose transporter Tret1, whose product MTEKPKRKVQYLAGVCAAFAFTFTGATLAWSSPAIPKFKNGEANIVITDTQTSWVVSLHSAGALLGCYIGQVLNEKAGRRRTFFGSAVPGLLGATIMLNTSLPELMSVARFLMGVSTGTIAVVTMIYVTEIADKEIRGALGMTVQVMNNFGGLTVYSVGPFVSYTTLNCIILIIPICYVLLCLWIPESPYYHLKDGRVEAAKKEFMRLKGTTDESVIDDQMRIMRAHVKESMENKTTLKELLTNMKYRKAVYIVTGLKLLQYMTGILVIQSYLEPIFRQSNFVSGPIASIVYGFVQLGAGIGATFLSRWFGRRILLLISCFGVSVAMTIVGLYFFLQDTIQVSAETSQAISWMPLVGILSFNVLYAVGVGNLPYVLQAELFPVNVKGVASSTATMLACVLSFLVTKCYQEVKDACGHYMVFWSFALIGYIGVFFIYFFVPETKGKTLEEVQNNIQEQRPEEEALNAEKAEKV is encoded by the exons ATGACTGAAAAACCGAAGAGAAAGGTGCAATATTTGGCGGGTGTATGCG CGGCGTTTGCGTTTACATTCACTGGAGCAACTTTGGCATGGTCATCGCCGGCAATTCCAAAGTTCAAAAATGGTGAAGCGAATATTGTTATCActgat ACGCAAACATCATGGGTGGTATCCCTGCACTCGGCGGGCGCACTCCTCGGGTGCTACATTGGGCAGGTGTTGAACGAGAAGGCTGGACGCCGCCGCACGTTCTTCGGCTCAGCTGTACCGGGCCTCTTAGGTGCG ACTATCATGCTGAACACCAGCCTACCCGAACTGATGAGTGTGGCCAGGTTTCTCATGGGCGTGTCGACAGGTACCATAGCTGTG GTGACAATGATATACGTAACCGAAATAGCTGATAAAGAGATTAGGGGTGCACTGGGGATGACGGTGCAAGTTATGAATAACTTCGGTGGTCTTACTGTATACAGCGTGGGCCCTTTTGTGTCATATACGACCTTGAACTGCATAATACTGATCATACCAATATGTTACGTGCTGCTTTGCTTGTGGATACCAGAGTCGCCTTACTATCACTTGAAGGATGGGAGGGTGGAGGCTGCGAAGAAAGAGTTTATGAGACTCAAAGGGACTACGGATGAATCG GTGATAGATGATCAGATGAGGATAATGAGAGCTCACGTAAAAGAAAGCATGGAAAACAAGACTACACTCAAAGAACTGCTAACTAACATGAAATACAGAAAGGCTGTTTACATTGTGACag gGCTGAAACTGTTGCAATACATGACTGGTATTCTCGTCATACAGTCGTACTTGGAGCCTATATTCAGGCAAAGCAACTTCGTCTCCGGGCCTATCGCTAGCATCGTTTACGGCTTTGTGCAGTTAGGAGCag GTATTGGCGCAACGTTCCTCTCAAGATGGTTCGGCCGAAGAATTCTTCTGTTAATTTCTTGTTTCGGAGTATCTGTCGCGATGACTATAGTTGGTCTATACTTTTTCCTTCAAGATACCATTCAAGTCAGCGCTGAAACTTCGCAAGCAATCTCGTGGATGCCTCTTGTTGGTATATTGAGTTTTAATGTCCTATATGCGGTTGGTGTGGGGAACTTACCCTATGTACTTCAAGCAGAACTATTCCCAGTAAACGTTAAGGGAGTGGCCTCAAGTACAGCGACAATGTTAGCGTGTGTCTTAAGTTTCTTAGTCACGAAGTGTTACCAAGAAGTCAAGGACGCTTGCGGACATTATATGGTCTTCTGGTCTTTCGCACTTATTGGCTACATAGGCGTGTTCTTCATATACTTCTTTGTCCCAGAAACGAAAGGGAAAACTTTGGAAGAAGTGCAAAATAACATTCAAGAACAACGACCAGAGGAAGAGGCGTTGAACGCCGAGAAGGCTGAGAAAGTATAA